In Eriocheir sinensis breed Jianghai 21 chromosome 10, ASM2467909v1, whole genome shotgun sequence, the following proteins share a genomic window:
- the LOC126996579 gene encoding calsenilin-like isoform X1 — MSKQIPDSGTKSDQEYEDFELTPLRYRPEGLDQLSEATRFSKEELQFMYRGFKQECPTGVISEETFKQIYGKFFPVGGQPEDGTGRICPPDSAMYAHYVFGTMDQDGSGSITFGDFIMGLSVLLKGTLQERINWIFNLYDINNDGYITKEELIDIVTSIYDLMGDQTSPAIDDGTPIDHVERIFEKLDLNKDGVVTMDEFVEYCSKNENVIQSFNIFDEIQ; from the exons ACCAGGAGTATGAGGACTTCGAGCTGACCCCGCTCAGGTACCGGCCCGAGGGTCTGGACCAGCTGAGCGAGGCCACGCGGTTCTCGAAGGAGGAGCTGCAGTTCAT GTACCGAGGCTTCAAGCAGGAGTGTCCCACGGGCGTCATCTCCGAGGAAACCTTCAAGCAGATCTACGGCAAGTTCTTCCCCGTCGGAGGACAACCCGAGGATGGCACCGGAAGAA TATGCCCCCCAGACTCGGCCATGTACGCCCACTATGTGTTCGGCACCATGGACCAGGACGGCTCCGGCTCCATCACGTTCGGCGACTTCATCATGGGCCTCTCAGTGCTCCTGAAGGGGACGCTGCAGGAGAGGATCAACTGGATATTCAA CTTGTATGATATAAACAACGATGGGTACATAACAAAGGAGGAGCTGATAGACATTGTTACATCTATTTATGACCTGATGGGTGATCAGACGAGCCCAGCCATTGATGACGGAACACCAATAGACCACGTGGAACGGATTTTTGAG AAACTCGACCTCAACAAGGATGGCGTGGTTACTATGGATGAATTTGTGGAATACTGTTCGAAG AATGAAAATGTGATCCAGTCATTCAATATCTTTGATGAAATCCAGTAG
- the LOC126996579 gene encoding calsenilin-like isoform X2, whose product MSKQIPDSGTKSDQEYEDFELTPLRYRPEGLDQLSEATRFSKEELQFMYRGFKQECPTGVISEETFKQIYGKFFPVGGQPEDGTGRNSAMYAHYVFGTMDQDGSGSITFGDFIMGLSVLLKGTLQERINWIFNLYDINNDGYITKEELIDIVTSIYDLMGDQTSPAIDDGTPIDHVERIFEKLDLNKDGVVTMDEFVEYCSKNENVIQSFNIFDEIQ is encoded by the exons ACCAGGAGTATGAGGACTTCGAGCTGACCCCGCTCAGGTACCGGCCCGAGGGTCTGGACCAGCTGAGCGAGGCCACGCGGTTCTCGAAGGAGGAGCTGCAGTTCAT GTACCGAGGCTTCAAGCAGGAGTGTCCCACGGGCGTCATCTCCGAGGAAACCTTCAAGCAGATCTACGGCAAGTTCTTCCCCGTCGGAGGACAACCCGAGGATGGCACCGGAAGAA ACTCGGCCATGTACGCCCACTATGTGTTCGGCACCATGGACCAGGACGGCTCCGGCTCCATCACGTTCGGCGACTTCATCATGGGCCTCTCAGTGCTCCTGAAGGGGACGCTGCAGGAGAGGATCAACTGGATATTCAA CTTGTATGATATAAACAACGATGGGTACATAACAAAGGAGGAGCTGATAGACATTGTTACATCTATTTATGACCTGATGGGTGATCAGACGAGCCCAGCCATTGATGACGGAACACCAATAGACCACGTGGAACGGATTTTTGAG AAACTCGACCTCAACAAGGATGGCGTGGTTACTATGGATGAATTTGTGGAATACTGTTCGAAG AATGAAAATGTGATCCAGTCATTCAATATCTTTGATGAAATCCAGTAG